TCTTTCTTACTCATTCAACAGTACAGAAGAGCCTCACTGCTCTGTAGATAGGGGCGATGCTAAAGATGACGATGGAAGGTCAACATCACAGAGGAGAGATTATATACTTCCCAAAGAACTTTCAACTGCATATTCAATAAGAAAAGAACTGTGGTTCATATCTCTCAGACATATCCTGAAAGTGAACCCAGTGAGGTAGTAGATGTCCTTGAACCCTTTTCAGCTAGATGCAATTTTACTCTTTTTGATAATGGTATCGTATCCAACTTGCATGCATCTCGATTTTTGGTAACTATACCCACCAAGGTTTAAGATTTAGACATATGGGAAGATAACACTTAGTTTTTTCTGTCTCTGGTGTGATTGAACCCTAATCTCCAAGGTTTGCACCTACTTCATTGACAACTAAGCCACGCCCTTGGATGTGACCAACTTGAATCAAGTTACAAGTCACGGACaagaaggaaaaggaaaaggagggaaaggaattgaaagagaaaataaagTCTTTCAACTCTTAACCTTCATTAACAGGCACAGAACTAAGTTACAAAGCTAACTGGAGGAAACAATTTCTCCCTCTTAGCAACAGCAAGTATACAATGGAAAATATAAAGAGCATTGGAATTAATAAAACTAAATTAAggaaaatacaacaacaacatacccaatgtaatcccaTCCGCAAGGGGTTTATGCTCAAGTAACACATATCAAAGCAGTTctaagaaagaaataaaatacagaTTTAACAAGGCTGCTAAAGAGTCTAGATGCTTACGGAGCCATCCAGCGGTAAGTGCCAGTTTCTGGTGTCATTCCTTCAGTCAGCACCTCAATTCGAGCAATACCAAAGTCTGCAATCTTGATTGACTTATCAGCAGCAATCAGTAGATTGTCGGATTTCAGATCACGGTGAATCAGATTCAGGCCATGCACATACTCCATCCCCCTTGCCACATGCAAGGCCTGCTTAACTGCTAACTTCAATGGCACAGCTCTGTTTTGCCGCCTCGTGAGGAACTGACGCACTGATCCCCCTCTTGCATATTCAGTCACAATACACCACACCATTGGTTTACGGCATGCACCAATAAATCGTACTATATTTGGATGCTTCAAATTTGCCAACATCATGACCTCCTGCTGAAATTGCTGCTCCATAAAGTGAGCCCTCTCAAGATCATGTTCTGGCCTCTCTAGAAGCTTGATGGCAACATCTTCACCATTGTAAGTTCCCTTATAGAGTTTCCCAAAAGATCCTTGAGCAAAAGCTTGTCCTATGGTAAGCCTCCTCAAGTCAATTGTCCACTCATCATAAATCTCAAGCCCAATGGTGGGAAATTGAGGATCAACCAAGGCTTGAGCGAGAGCATCATCACTTAACCGATTAGAAACTCTACCCCTGACTACGCTAGCAGCAACAGAATAGTTATTGTAGATGTGATTGCCCTGGTGGTCTAAAATACGAGTGTGAGAACCATTTGATCCAACACTGCTGTTATCCACTGACATTGCAACAGAACCTCCAGCATTGCTCGTCTGCATGCTCCCATAACTCTCAATAGACATATGTGACCCCTCACCAAGCTTATGGTAAAAATTTTGCGACAAGTTTTGATTCAAGTCTAGAAGTCCAATAAATTTTGGAGCCTCCATCATTTTCTTCTGATAAAGCAACTACAGCACAAAAGCTTCAATCCAACTTATTTCTTTTGCATGCAGATTTCCAGAATCAAACTGCACCTCAACAGCCCTGCAATACATTAAAATGGAAAAGGTTAGGTTCATCAAATCCAATTCTTCTAAGTAGACTGACAAGGTCAAACGCTAGTGAAACTGAGTAATCCTGTTTCCTCTTTGTATGAATAACCCAATCACATTTTTGTTGATAAGTCAACCTGGTATGATGATAAGCATACTAGAGGTAGGCTGCAATTATCTCTAACATAAACTAATAAGACAAAGGGGAAAAACAACTCTAATTCCCACCAGCAACAAGTACCAAGCAACTCTATCTACCAAAGCTAGGAcaaatgggaagaaatcacctagtgttttttgtCTATGAGTATTGAATATCTTCCTATAATAGCATGGCACTTCGAATTCGATATGAGAAATTTTTGTATTGTTTTTTGTATGTTTAAGTTTGGAGCTTTTTTTGCTTAAAGAAGTAGTTTGAGCTGGAGATGAAAATGGAGATGATTTGTTCAATTTGGAATTGAATAGAAAAATGTAGGGGTGAAAGTTGAATTAGTCTTGTTTGTTCGATTTTTGACAAgtttagcttcttttttttcctgtgATTTTGGGGTTGGCTGAAAGTTCTTATCTCCAGCTCAAACTTCCTAAGCGAAAAAGCTCCAAACATTAAACATAAAACCAGGAACATAAAACTTTCAACTAACCCCAAAATcacagaaaaaagaagaagctaaACTTCTCAAAAATCGAACAAACAAGACTAATTCAACTTCCACACCAACATTTTTCTGTTCAATTCCAAATAGAACAAATCATCTCCATTTTCATCTCCAGCTCAAACTACTTCCTTAAGCAAAAAAAGCTCCAAACTTAAACATAAACCAGATATACTTTCCCCCCTACATACATTTTTCTTCCAATTATGGGGTTCAAACTACCTCCCTAAGCTAAAAACTCCAATCTTTAAACATAAACCAAAAAGATAAAACATTCAACCAACTCTAAAATCACAGCAAAAAAAAACACTCCAACTTCAACTTTCACCCCTAcatttttcttcctattatgGGGGTATTGGATTgtggggtggggggggggggagggggggtatGTCCAATTCCAAGTAGAACAAAAGGGTCACCATTTTCATCTTCACTTTAAACTTCCCTAAAGAAAAAAAGCTCCAATCTTTAAACATTAACCAAGAAGATAAACATTCCCACAACTCCATAATCAcagaaaaaaataaactttaaTCAAAACACAACAAAAAAATTCAGAACAATGAATGATCAAAGGGTAATATTAAGGAGAAAGAAGTAAATTTACCTGGATAGTGATTATGATTTTACCTGTTTTACGACGCCGATCAACTTTACGACCACCGGAGCTCTGAAGAAAACAAGAAGTAAAAACTAAGAGAAGTGAacacaagaaagaaaaaaaacagagAGTAATGTATGAAATGGAAAGAACTTTTTCTTAGCTAAGAGAGAAAatctttttgtcttttttttttgcatatgGTGTAGTCACTCACAAGTTAATATTTCATGTGAGTAGGAGTTTGTATGGGGCCTACTTTTGTTAGAATTGTTTAAGTATTCAGTAAATTTCATTTAGACAGTTGAATTATGGATAAAATTCACACTACAAATGTGATTTTGAAATGTGAATGTATTTAGTTGTAGATAAAAGTTAgatttaatgatttttttctaCTTTGGTTTAAAGGAATATACTTGTAATTACCACAGTAAAACTAGA
This sequence is a window from Solanum dulcamara chromosome 10, daSolDulc1.2, whole genome shotgun sequence. Protein-coding genes within it:
- the LOC129904911 gene encoding serine/threonine-protein kinase STY13-like, yielding MMEAPKFIGLLDLNQNLSQNFYHKLGEGSHMSIESYGSMQTSNAGGSVAMSVDNSSVGSNGSHTRILDHQGNHIYNNYSVAASVVRGRVSNRLSDDALAQALVDPQFPTIGLEIYDEWTIDLRRLTIGQAFAQGSFGKLYKGTYNGEDVAIKLLERPEHDLERAHFMEQQFQQEVMMLANLKHPNIVRFIGACRKPMVWCIVTEYARGGSVRQFLTRRQNRAVPLKLAVKQALHVARGMEYVHGLNLIHRDLKSDNLLIAADKSIKIADFGIARIEVLTEGMTPETGTYRWMAPEMIQHRPYTQKVDVYSFGIVLWELITGLLPFQNMTAVQAAFAVVNKGVRPTIPIDCLPVLSDIMSCCWDSDPDNRPTFSQVVKMLEAAETEIMTSIRKARFRCCIHPTATG